In a single window of the Elaeis guineensis isolate ETL-2024a chromosome 8, EG11, whole genome shotgun sequence genome:
- the LOC105050690 gene encoding LOW QUALITY PROTEIN: uncharacterized protein (The sequence of the model RefSeq protein was modified relative to this genomic sequence to represent the inferred CDS: deleted 2 bases in 1 codon), translating to MEEEKAAAYYDELTRKGEGAARFKQGLGYSSSSTSDSFPSKSSTSASLFSSFVRASSPGKAAELEKQSVLDNIHNKLTKDRRRHSPSPPSDRDRGGCRSGDRDDRRSGVSRRRSSSRDRRRGRDRSHSPRHGHRSREKDGRRHRSRSPSREEEGRRGGHRDRDRDSHRRSSRRSRSRSPYRSARSGDRDRGGHEREKGSLQRQISKTKGGSTDYSKLIEGYSQMTPAERVKAKMKLQLSETAAKDTARGMNTGWERFDFNKDAPLDDDDDEIEVADDDASLVKDIGKSFRFSAVEAKREEEVKAAHDEAIFGASAASPVPEIGSTEDNDADDGNETHVNNALISDKVFAMQQGSWRDRARKFKNDTEN from the exons ATGGAAGAAGAGAAGGCCGCCGCGTATTACGACGAGCTCACCCGGAAGGGTGAGGGCGCCGCTCGATTCAAACAAGGCCTTGGCTACTCCTCCTCCTCCACGTCCGATTCCTTTCCCTCGAAATCCTCTACCTCCGCTTCTCTCTTCTCCAGCTTCGTCCGTGCCTCCAGCCCCGGAAAGGCCGCGGAGCTCGAGAAGCAATCCGTCCTCGATAACATCCACAACAAGCTCACCAAGGACCGCCGCCGCCACTCCCCTTCCCCTCCATCTGACCGCGATCGAGGCGGCTGCAGGAGCGGCGACAGAGACGACCGCCGTTCCGGTGTCTCCCGC CGCCGGTCCTCTAGCAGGGACAGACGAAGGGGGAGAGATAGGAGCCATAGCCCGAGGCACGGGCACAGATCCCGTGAGAAGGATGGGAGAAGGCATAGGTCTCGAAGCCCTTCgagagaggaagaaggaagaagaggcgGACATCGGGACAGGGATCGGGATTCGCACCGCCGGAGCAGCAGGCGTAGTAGGAGCCGGTCACCTTATAGGTCCGCACGCAGTGGGGATCGAGATAGAGGAGGTCATGAGAGGGAGAAGGGTAGCCTCCAGCGTCAGATCTCAAAGACCAAGGGTGGAAGCACTGATTATTCGAAGCTTATTGAGGGTTACTCTCAGATG ACACCTGCTGAGAGAGTTAAAGCAAAGATGAAGCTTCAGCTTTCAGAAACTG CTGCAAAGGATACAGCAAGGGGCATGAACACTGGATGGGAAAGGTTTGATTTCAACAAGGATGCCCcgcttgatgatgatgatgatgaaattGAAG TTGCAGATGATGATGCTTCACTGGTCAAGGATATAGGAAAGAGTTTCCGATTTTCTGCAGTTGAG GCAAAACGGGAGGAAGAAGTGAAGGCTGCCCATGATGAGGCCATTTTTGGAGCATCAGCAGCTTCACCAGTTCCTGAAATAGGATCTACTGAAGATAATGATGCAGACGATGGTAATGAGACACACGTCAATAATGCTCTCATAAGCGATAAG GTGTTTGCCATGCAACAAGGTTCTTGGCGAGATCGAGCTCGTAAATTTAAGAATGATACAGAAAATTGA
- the LOC105050691 gene encoding pyruvate dehydrogenase E1 component subunit alpha-1, mitochondrial isoform X1 produces the protein MAAVRRLSLSSSAAPLRRLLILRPFSSSSADDQRVLTVETSLPFIGHKIDPPSRSVDTTPNELLSFFRDMSMMRRMEIAADSLYKAKLIRGFCHLYDGQEAVAVGMEAAITKRDAIITAYRDHCIYLGRGGSLVESFTELMGRRSGCSRGKGGSMHFYKKDSGFYGGHGIVGAQVPLGCGVAFAQKYSKDENVTFAMYGDGAANQGQLFEALNISALWDLPVILVCENNHYGMGTAEWRAAKSPAYYKRGDYVPGLKVDGMDAFAVKQACKFAKDYALKNGPLVLVQSYDFFEHYKMVLILEMDTYRYHGHSMSDPGSTYRTRDEISGVRQERDPIERIRKLILSHELATAAELKDIEKVVRKEVDEAIAQAKETPMPDPSELFTNVYVKGFGVEAFGADRKEVKAFLP, from the exons ATGGCTGCCGTCCGCCGCCTCTCCCTGTCGTCCTCCGCCGCCCCCCTCCGGCGGCTCCTCATCCTCcgccccttctcctcctcctccgccgatGACCAGCGGGTCCTCACGGTGGAGACCAGCCTCCCCTTCATCGGCCACAAGATCGACCCTCCTTCCCGCTCCGTCGACACCACCCCGAACGAGCTCCTCTCCTTCTTCCGCGACATGTCCATGATGCGCCGCATGGAGATCGCCGCCGATTCACTCTACAAGGCCAAGCTCATCCGCGGCTTCTGTCACCTGTACGACGGCCAGGAGGCCGTCGCCGTCGGTATGGAGGCCGCCATAACCAAGCGAGACGCCATTATCACCGCCTACCGCGACCACTGCATCTACCTCGGCCGCGGCGGCTCCCTTGTCGAGTCCTTCACCGAGCTCATGGGCCGCCGCTCCGGCTGCTCCAGGGGGAAGGGCGGGTCCATGCACTTCTACAAGAAGGACTCCGGTTTCTACGGCGGCCACGGCATCGTCGGCGCCCAGGTCCCCCTCGGCTGCGGCGTTGCCTTTGCCCAGAAGTACTCCAAGGATGAGAACGTGACCTTCGCCATGTACGGCGATGGGGCTGCCAATCAGGGGCAGCTCTTCGAGGCTCTCAACATCTCTGCGCTCTGGGATCTGCCCGTCATCTTGGTGTGCGAGAACAATCACT ATGGAATGGGGACGGCGGAATGGAGGGCGGCAAAGAGCCCTGCATACTATAAGAGAGGGGATTATGTCCCTGGTCTGAAG GTTGATGGGATGGATGCTTTTGCTGTGAAGCAAGCATGCAAATTTGCTAAAGACTACGCTCTGAAGAATGGACCCTTG GTCTTGGTTCAAAGCTATGACTTCTTTGAACATTATAAAATGGTTTTG ATTCTTGAAATGGACACTTACAGGTACCATGGTCACTCCATGTCGGATCCTGGGAGTACCTACCGTACCCGTGATGAGATTAGTGGTGTGAGACAG GAGCGTGATCCAATCGAAAGAATTAGGAAGCTAATATTATCCCATGAGCTAGCCACTGCTGCTGAGCTCAAG GACATTGAGAAAGTAGTGAGAAAGGAGGTAGATGAGGCCATTGCTCAGGCCAAG GAGACCCCTATGCCTGATCCTTCCGAGCTATTTACTAATGTCTATGTGAAAGGTTTTGGTGTGGAG GCATTTGGTGCAGATAGGAAAGAGGTAAAAGCCTTTCTTCCGTGA
- the LOC105050691 gene encoding pyruvate dehydrogenase E1 component subunit alpha-1, mitochondrial isoform X2, with protein sequence MAAVRRLSLSSSAAPLRRLLILRPFSSSSADDQRVLTVETSLPFIGHKIDPPSRSVDTTPNELLSFFRDMSMMRRMEIAADSLYKAKLIRGFCHLYDGQEAVAVGMEAAITKRDAIITAYRDHCIYLGRGGSLVESFTELMGRRSGCSRGKGGSMHFYKKDSGFYGGHGIVGAQVPLGCGVAFAQKYSKDENVTFAMYGDGAANQGQLFEALNISALWDLPVILVCENNHYGMGTAEWRAAKSPAYYKRGDYVPGLKVDGMDAFAVKQACKFAKDYALKNGPLILEMDTYRYHGHSMSDPGSTYRTRDEISGVRQERDPIERIRKLILSHELATAAELKDIEKVVRKEVDEAIAQAKETPMPDPSELFTNVYVKGFGVEAFGADRKEVKAFLP encoded by the exons ATGGCTGCCGTCCGCCGCCTCTCCCTGTCGTCCTCCGCCGCCCCCCTCCGGCGGCTCCTCATCCTCcgccccttctcctcctcctccgccgatGACCAGCGGGTCCTCACGGTGGAGACCAGCCTCCCCTTCATCGGCCACAAGATCGACCCTCCTTCCCGCTCCGTCGACACCACCCCGAACGAGCTCCTCTCCTTCTTCCGCGACATGTCCATGATGCGCCGCATGGAGATCGCCGCCGATTCACTCTACAAGGCCAAGCTCATCCGCGGCTTCTGTCACCTGTACGACGGCCAGGAGGCCGTCGCCGTCGGTATGGAGGCCGCCATAACCAAGCGAGACGCCATTATCACCGCCTACCGCGACCACTGCATCTACCTCGGCCGCGGCGGCTCCCTTGTCGAGTCCTTCACCGAGCTCATGGGCCGCCGCTCCGGCTGCTCCAGGGGGAAGGGCGGGTCCATGCACTTCTACAAGAAGGACTCCGGTTTCTACGGCGGCCACGGCATCGTCGGCGCCCAGGTCCCCCTCGGCTGCGGCGTTGCCTTTGCCCAGAAGTACTCCAAGGATGAGAACGTGACCTTCGCCATGTACGGCGATGGGGCTGCCAATCAGGGGCAGCTCTTCGAGGCTCTCAACATCTCTGCGCTCTGGGATCTGCCCGTCATCTTGGTGTGCGAGAACAATCACT ATGGAATGGGGACGGCGGAATGGAGGGCGGCAAAGAGCCCTGCATACTATAAGAGAGGGGATTATGTCCCTGGTCTGAAG GTTGATGGGATGGATGCTTTTGCTGTGAAGCAAGCATGCAAATTTGCTAAAGACTACGCTCTGAAGAATGGACCCTTG ATTCTTGAAATGGACACTTACAGGTACCATGGTCACTCCATGTCGGATCCTGGGAGTACCTACCGTACCCGTGATGAGATTAGTGGTGTGAGACAG GAGCGTGATCCAATCGAAAGAATTAGGAAGCTAATATTATCCCATGAGCTAGCCACTGCTGCTGAGCTCAAG GACATTGAGAAAGTAGTGAGAAAGGAGGTAGATGAGGCCATTGCTCAGGCCAAG GAGACCCCTATGCCTGATCCTTCCGAGCTATTTACTAATGTCTATGTGAAAGGTTTTGGTGTGGAG GCATTTGGTGCAGATAGGAAAGAGGTAAAAGCCTTTCTTCCGTGA